One stretch of Priestia megaterium DNA includes these proteins:
- a CDS encoding KinB-signaling pathway activation protein → MNSRNWVRLFLTTLAVGGISTAVVGFAVRWGEYGHLFQQGKIGEIVAVLTWLVGVGFIFSLISQMGFFAYLTIHRFGLGIFKSASLWKSVQIVFVLFVLFDVAYFRYKFFQQSGEGIGKYILLSVFLLAVGLLVAYAKKKQTNKEAFVPALFFMIVVTTIEWFPALRTNEESWLYLMLFPLLICNMYQLLILPKLLTHARIAKADK, encoded by the coding sequence GTGAATAGTCGAAATTGGGTTCGTCTATTTCTAACCACGTTAGCTGTCGGGGGTATAAGTACAGCTGTTGTTGGGTTTGCGGTGCGCTGGGGGGAATACGGTCACTTATTTCAACAAGGAAAGATAGGAGAAATTGTTGCTGTTTTAACATGGCTCGTAGGCGTAGGGTTTATTTTTAGTTTAATTAGCCAAATGGGTTTTTTTGCATATTTAACTATTCACCGATTTGGGTTGGGAATTTTTAAATCTGCATCTCTTTGGAAATCGGTTCAAATTGTATTTGTTTTATTTGTATTATTTGACGTTGCTTATTTTCGATATAAGTTCTTTCAACAATCGGGAGAAGGCATAGGCAAGTATATTTTGTTAAGCGTTTTCTTGTTAGCGGTGGGGTTGTTAGTGGCGTATGCAAAGAAAAAGCAGACGAATAAAGAGGCTTTTGTACCAGCGCTGTTTTTTATGATTGTTGTAACGACAATTGAATGGTTCCCAGCGCTGCGAACGAACGAAGAAAGCTGGCTTTACCTTATGTTGTTTCCACTTCTAATTTGTAATATGTATCAACTTCTTATTTTGCCGAAACTTCTTACGCACGCAAGAATAGCAAAAGCAGACAAATAG
- the pdaB gene encoding polysaccharide deacetylase family sporulation protein PdaB, producing MNMFYTIRAKRIKQTMLIVVAAFFTSFFLYAQQTFHFPVFSTDDGPRAVYKADDKNPEVALTFNISWGDERAIPILNELKRQHIEHATFFLSASWAERHPDIVERIKKEGHEIGTMGYDYTSYTSLKPNEIRQDLAKSKKVFDSLGLKDVHLLRPPNGQFNKDILKLTADIGYTTVHWSIDSKDWTNPGVEKIVSNVTKPLDGGDIILLHASDSAQQTAKAIPYIKNSLQNKKVSNVSVSTLISNSKTQVKDIR from the coding sequence ATGAATATGTTTTATACTATTCGAGCCAAAAGAATCAAACAAACAATGCTTATCGTAGTTGCTGCGTTTTTTACAAGCTTTTTTCTCTATGCTCAGCAGACGTTTCACTTCCCCGTGTTTTCAACAGATGACGGTCCAAGAGCTGTTTATAAGGCGGATGATAAAAATCCGGAAGTTGCTCTTACATTTAACATCAGCTGGGGAGATGAAAGAGCTATTCCCATTCTGAATGAACTAAAAAGACAGCATATTGAACATGCTACTTTCTTTTTATCTGCTTCATGGGCTGAACGTCACCCAGATATTGTAGAGCGCATTAAGAAAGAAGGTCACGAAATTGGCACAATGGGCTATGACTATACTTCCTATACAAGCCTAAAACCTAATGAGATTAGACAGGATCTTGCAAAATCAAAGAAAGTCTTTGATTCGCTAGGCCTTAAAGATGTTCACCTTCTTCGTCCTCCTAATGGGCAATTTAATAAAGACATCTTAAAATTAACAGCAGATATAGGATATACTACTGTTCACTGGAGCATTGATTCTAAAGACTGGACAAATCCAGGGGTTGAAAAAATTGTCTCGAATGTTACAAAGCCTTTAGACGGGGGAGATATTATATTGCTGCACGCGTCTGACTCCGCTCAACAAACAGCAAAGGCTATTCCATATATCAAGAATTCATTACAAAATAAAAAAGTCTCAAACGTAAGTGTTTCAACATTAATTTCAAATTCAAAAACCCAAGTAAAAGACATCCGCTAA
- the gerD gene encoding spore germination lipoprotein GerD, which produces MKKRLMLLIYIGMCMLLATACAPQDEENNGMDYDQTKKMVVDILKTDEGKKAVEAIMKDPSVRQDILMDQNAIKDTISQTLVSDKGVEFWKKAMDDPKFAESFAKSLEKENKTVIKQLMKDPEYQGMLQDVLKDPAMEKEVLTVLKSKEYRTYLQKIMTETFDSPLYQSKIQDILLKAAEETQGGQKQSSDDGGSSSAGSDSGGEQQQQ; this is translated from the coding sequence ATGAAAAAGCGACTCATGCTCCTCATTTATATAGGAATGTGTATGCTTTTAGCTACAGCCTGTGCACCCCAAGATGAAGAGAACAATGGTATGGATTATGATCAAACAAAGAAAATGGTTGTTGATATTTTAAAAACAGATGAAGGAAAAAAAGCAGTCGAGGCAATTATGAAAGACCCTTCTGTTAGACAAGATATTTTAATGGATCAAAACGCGATAAAAGATACAATTTCTCAAACCCTAGTATCAGATAAAGGCGTGGAATTTTGGAAAAAAGCCATGGATGATCCGAAGTTTGCTGAAAGCTTTGCTAAAAGTTTGGAAAAAGAAAATAAGACGGTCATCAAACAACTGATGAAAGATCCTGAATATCAAGGAATGCTTCAAGATGTTTTAAAGGATCCGGCTATGGAAAAAGAAGTACTGACTGTTTTAAAGAGTAAGGAATACCGCACTTATTTACAAAAGATTATGACCGAAACGTTTGATAGCCCTCTTTATCAATCTAAAATTCAAGACATTCTTTTGAAAGCCGCTGAAGAAACACAAGGTGGACAAAAACAAAGCAGCGACGACGGTGGTTCTTCTTCCGCTGGATCTGATTCAGGCGGAGAACAGCAACAGCAGTGA
- a CDS encoding LysR family transcriptional regulator, whose amino-acid sequence MEFRVIKTFQTIVRLGSFQLAAEYLKYSQPTITLHIQKLESELGFKLLERGKSIKLTEAGKIFYERANILLKEYEYLNNTLKDYSTGEAGTIRIGAAEPTASSRLPSILSLFKKRYPNTEISLLVADEKHLHQHIRNQEIDFAIGTVSESFRDIEFEALLTEKLVLLLPFNHALTKRKTIFAKDLIHETLITAGQSSVQKKIEQLIFERTGQLPAKVQLGTISTLQHFVKENLGIAVVPQISATLPPDQVVVKTIHDLHEGPAIGILKHQSHTVSTAGKTFLALLKQNLAFDLKKAQIELSV is encoded by the coding sequence ATGGAATTTCGCGTTATTAAAACGTTTCAAACCATTGTTCGTTTAGGAAGCTTTCAATTAGCCGCTGAATATTTAAAGTACTCTCAGCCTACCATTACACTGCACATTCAAAAGTTAGAATCCGAACTAGGATTTAAGCTTTTAGAACGAGGAAAAAGCATTAAACTTACTGAAGCAGGTAAAATCTTTTACGAACGGGCAAATATTTTACTAAAGGAATATGAATATCTAAATAACACCTTAAAGGATTATTCAACAGGCGAAGCTGGCACTATTCGTATAGGTGCTGCAGAGCCTACAGCAAGCAGTCGACTGCCTTCCATTCTCTCATTATTTAAAAAAAGATATCCCAACACAGAAATTAGCTTACTCGTTGCAGACGAAAAGCATCTTCATCAACATATACGCAATCAAGAAATTGATTTCGCGATTGGCACTGTCTCAGAATCGTTCAGAGATATAGAATTTGAGGCATTACTAACGGAAAAACTTGTGCTGCTACTACCATTCAATCATGCTCTAACAAAAAGAAAAACAATCTTTGCAAAAGATTTAATACACGAAACGCTGATTACAGCTGGGCAATCTTCCGTTCAAAAGAAAATTGAGCAGCTAATCTTTGAACGAACAGGCCAGCTGCCTGCTAAAGTCCAGTTAGGCACTATTAGCACACTTCAGCATTTTGTAAAAGAAAACTTAGGAATAGCCGTTGTTCCACAAATAAGCGCAACTCTTCCGCCAGATCAAGTGGTGGTTAAAACGATTCATGACTTGCATGAGGGGCCTGCAATCGGCATTTTAAAGCACCAGTCTCACACCGTAAGTACAGCCGGAAAAACATTTTTAGCTCTCTTAAAACAAAACCTTGCATTTGATTTAAAAAAGGCGCAGATTGAACTCTCTGTATAA